The genome window GCCTACCTCGCCGAAACCCTTTCGGCGAAGCGGGTCGCTCATATCCTGCGCGTGGCCGAGACCGCAAGAGAGCTGGCTGCGAGGCACGGGGTGGACGCGGATCGCGCCTACATCGCCGCCATGCTCCACGACGTGGCCCGCGAGACGCCGGGGCACCGGCTGCTCGACGAGTGCCGCAAGCGGGGCGTGGACATCATGCCCATCGACGAGGTCAATCCCATGCCCAGGCTCCACGGCCGCCTGGGGGCGCTCTTGGCCCGCGAGCGCTTCGGGATCGACGACCCCGAGATCCTCGAGGCGATCGCGAGCCACACCCTGGGCCGGGTCGGCATGAGCCCGCTCGAGATGGTCGTCTTCCTCTCCGACTACACCGAACCCGGCCGCGAGGCCCACAACGGGCTCGAGGAGGTGCGCGAGGCCGCTCACGACGACCTCTCGCTAGCCACGCGCCTCGCCATGGATTACACTATTCGACACTTGGTGAACAAACGCCGCTCGCTCCACCCCCAGATGGTGGAGGCGCGCAACTGGATCCTCACCCGCTCCGGCGAGGCTCCGCAACCGGGAGGTTCTTAGTTGATCGACAGCCGCAAACTGGCTGATCTGGCGGCGGAAGCCGCAGATGACAAGAAGGCGAACGCCATCGCCATGATCGATGTGGAGCACGTCTCCAGCATCACCGACTACTTCGTGATCTGCTCGGCCAACACCGGCGTCCAGATCAAGGCCATCGCCGACAACATCGAGAAGAAGCTCGAAGAGGCGGGCCACCTGCCCCTCCACGTCGAGGGCATGCAGGCCGCTCGCTGGATCCTGCTGGACTACGGGGTCCTGGTCGTGCACCTCATGCTCGAGCAGGAGCGCGAGTTCTACGCGCTCGAGAAGCTCTGGAGCCATGGCAAGCGCGTGGAGTGGACGCCCGCTCCGCGCGAGATGCAGCAGAGCGTCTAGCCCTCTAATCCCTTCGCGCCATGATGGCCGTCCGGGGCTTGGCCTCGGACGGCTTTCGCGTCTCTTGCCGCTTGGCGCGATCGGAGATGAAGCCGAGCGCCCCCTTGAGCCCGGCGCTCAGCACCGCGACCTGGAGGACGGCGGGGCGCGCGACCGTCCTGTTGAAGGACAGCACGGTCTCCCCGATGGCAGCAGCGGCCGAGTTGGCCGAATCCACCGCCTTGTCCATCTTGGCGAGCTTGTGGTTGACGTCGGCGACGATCTGGTCGGCCTGGCCCATGCCGTGCTCGGCCTGGCGCAGGACCGCCTCGAGCTGGGGGATGACGGAGGTGCGGAGCTGAGCGATGGCCAGACCGAGCTGCCACAGCACGACCGCAAGCAAGCTACAAACCACGATCACCGCCACGATCAGCACCCCGTAAAGGACGTTCTGAGGGGTCAAGGGGGCCTCCTTTCTGGCGCTTTCGGGACTATTGTACCCGAGAGGCCAAGCTTTGCTCGTTTGCCATGTCGAGCGCCTCGTGACACACTGTGTCACACCCCGTCCCTTCGGGGGTCACCCGTCGCAAGGAGGTCCCATGGCGTTCGAGCACCTGCGCGCGTTCCTGCCCGAGATCCCGCTCTTGACGCAGGTCATCGAGCTGGAGCTCGCGGCCAGCCCCCACGTCGGCCAAAACTCCGACGAGATCCGCAAGGCCCACGACGAGGCCTCGCGCCGCGCCTTCGGCTTCCTCAAGGCCGAGCGCCTTCCCTACGCGGTGGTGAGCCACCCCGAGACGACCGGGACCTGCCCCGACTGCGGCGCAGGGGTGAAGGGGGCGTACTGGGAGCTCAACCACCCGGACGGCAAAGGCGCGAGCATCCCCGCCGTGGCCCTCCACCTGTTCGTCGCCCACGGCAAGACCGAGTGCCGGGAGCCCCTGACCAACCTTTCAGGCTCCGTGATCGGCGTCGACACCCTGCGCCTCGACCTCTCGGCGCTCAAGGAGGTGCTCTCGGGCATCGCCCTTCCCCCCGAGGTCCAAGCCGAACTCGCCCAGGCCTGACGAAAGGAGCATCCCTTGCCCGAAGCCCTCCTTGCGCCCACCGCCGGGCCGCTCGCCACCCTCCTTTCCCGCGCCCACGCCGCGGGGGCCGCCGACGTCCACCTCAAGGCCTTCGAGACGCCCAAGATGGTGCGCTTCGGCGAGGTCCTCCCCATCGACCCCGCCGCCGAGGCCCTCGGCCCGCAAGAAGTCGAGCGCCTGGTCTTCTCGGTGCTTCCGCCCCACTCGGCCGACGCGTTTGGCGCCGAGCTCGAGCTGGACGCGAGCTTCGCGCTCGAGGGGATCGCCCGCTTCCGTCTCAACGTCTACCGCGCCGGCGGCCACCTGGGGGCCGTCATCCGCATCATCCCCGACGAGATCCGCACCATCGAGCAGCTGGGCCTGCCGCCCTCGCTCAAGCGCCTGGTCTTCGAGCGCCAGGGCCTGGTGCTGGTGACCGGCCCCACCGGCTCCGGCAAGACCACCACCCTGGCGGCCCTGGTCGATTGCTTCAACCGCACCCGCGCGGGCCACATCGTGACCATCGAGGACCCGATCGAGGTTCTGCACCCGCCCAAGCGCTGCGTGCTCACCCAGCGCGAGGTCGGGCACGACACCCGGGGCTTCGCGCAGGCCGTCAGGGCCGCCCTGCGCCAGGCCCCCAACGTCATCCTGATCGGCGAGATGCGCGACCGGGAGACCATCGAGATGGCCCTCAAGGCCGCCGAGACGGGCCACCTGGTGCTCTCGACCCTTCACACCAACGACGCGGTGCAGTCGATCCGCCGGATCGTCAACTCCTTCCCCCCGCACGAGCAGGAGCCCATCCGGATCCAGCTCGGCAACGCCCTCAAGGGAACGATCGCCCAGCGCCTCGTCCCGCGCTGCGATCGGCCCGGCCGGGTGCCGGCGCTCGACGTGCTCGTCTGCACGGCCACCGTGCGCGACGCCATCCTCAAGAACCGGCTCGACGACCTCTACGACCTGATCCACAACGGCGCCTACGACGGGATGATGTCCATGAACCAGTCGCTGCTGCACCACTTCAGGAACGGGGTCGTCGACTTCGACACCGCCCTGAGCTACTCGGAGAACCCGGCCCAGCTGCTGGCGCTGGTGCGGGACTCCCTGCGCTCCATCCCGCGCTGAGATGGAGCTGCGAACCGGAGGCGACGCCGACCGCGCGTTCATGCGCGAGGTCCTCGCCATGGTCGCGCTGGCGAGCTACCCTTCCCTCGGCGAACTCGGCCGGCTCACCCTGCGCGATCGCCTCGACGCCCTGCATGCGAGCTACGACGTCCCGCTCAGGCGCTGGTGGATCGCCGAGCGGCAGAAGGAGGCCGTGGGGGGGCTGTGGGCGATCGCGGGCCATCACCCGATCCTCGAGACGCCCGAGGCCCTGATCGTCGCGGTGGGGGTCGTCGAGGCCGCGCGCGGCCAGGGGGTGGGGCGGGCGCTCTTGACCCACGCCCGCGAAGCGCTGAGGGCCGAGGGCTACGACGCCCTCAGGCTCTTCGTCCACCCCGAGAACGCGCCGGCTCGGGCGCTCTACGCCTCGCTCGGCTTCACTTCGAGCACCCTGGAGCTGAGCTGGCGCTGAAGCCCGGGCTTCGACGGAAATATCCGCTGTTTTCACGGGTCCAGGGCCGCGCGAAACAGGAGTATAATCAGAGAAGCGCCACGCGTGACGCGTGGCGCTTCTTTTCTTGTGTTAGAGAGAGAGTACTCAAATGGCAGTCACCATCAGCGCCGCGGGCGCCGGCGGGCGCTTAGGCGGCGACCCGGTCGTCAACGACTTCTCGATCCAGGTCGCGACCGTCAACGGCTCGGGCTCGCAATCCGCCAACCTCGTCCTGCTCCGCTCGATCTTCCGCATGGGGATCCCGGTCAGCGGCAAGAACCTCTTCCCGTCCAACATCGCGGGCTTGCCCACCTGGTTCACGATCCGCGTCAACAAGCACGGCTACATCGCCCGCAAGGCCCAGAACGAGCTGGTCGTCGCGATGAACCCCGAGACCATCGTCCAGGACGAGGCGGCGCTCATGCCGGGGGCCGTCTTCATCTACAACAGCGACCTCAAGTTCACTCCGTCGCGCGCCGACGTGGTCGCCGTCGGCGTGCCCTTCGGCTCGATCGTCGCGAGCACCT of Pantanalinema sp. contains these proteins:
- the yqeK gene encoding bis(5'-nucleosyl)-tetraphosphatase (symmetrical) YqeK, which encodes MITLNSTIQAYLAETLSAKRVAHILRVAETARELAARHGVDADRAYIAAMLHDVARETPGHRLLDECRKRGVDIMPIDEVNPMPRLHGRLGALLARERFGIDDPEILEAIASHTLGRVGMSPLEMVVFLSDYTEPGREAHNGLEEVREAAHDDLSLATRLAMDYTIRHLVNKRRSLHPQMVEARNWILTRSGEAPQPGGS
- the rsfS gene encoding ribosome silencing factor, with the protein product MIDSRKLADLAAEAADDKKANAIAMIDVEHVSSITDYFVICSANTGVQIKAIADNIEKKLEEAGHLPLHVEGMQAARWILLDYGVLVVHLMLEQEREFYALEKLWSHGKRVEWTPAPREMQQSV
- a CDS encoding PilT/PilU family type 4a pilus ATPase; translated protein: MPEALLAPTAGPLATLLSRAHAAGAADVHLKAFETPKMVRFGEVLPIDPAAEALGPQEVERLVFSVLPPHSADAFGAELELDASFALEGIARFRLNVYRAGGHLGAVIRIIPDEIRTIEQLGLPPSLKRLVFERQGLVLVTGPTGSGKTTTLAALVDCFNRTRAGHIVTIEDPIEVLHPPKRCVLTQREVGHDTRGFAQAVRAALRQAPNVILIGEMRDRETIEMALKAAETGHLVLSTLHTNDAVQSIRRIVNSFPPHEQEPIRIQLGNALKGTIAQRLVPRCDRPGRVPALDVLVCTATVRDAILKNRLDDLYDLIHNGAYDGMMSMNQSLLHHFRNGVVDFDTALSYSENPAQLLALVRDSLRSIPR
- a CDS encoding GNAT family N-acetyltransferase — translated: MELRTGGDADRAFMREVLAMVALASYPSLGELGRLTLRDRLDALHASYDVPLRRWWIAERQKEAVGGLWAIAGHHPILETPEALIVAVGVVEAARGQGVGRALLTHAREALRAEGYDALRLFVHPENAPARALYASLGFTSSTLELSWR